One Osmerus eperlanus chromosome 16, fOsmEpe2.1, whole genome shotgun sequence DNA segment encodes these proteins:
- the kncn gene encoding kinocilin gives MNAVSIGEYHGLRVGSALLSIVAGCIIIGVSRECDADAVGGIFLGAGGLGLLISVYPFISAWLNINNILPALGNVRVHPMSTNPAPEPQAETLKQDATQSQLNLEYSKSRMGTFVDPGHVAEVSPDEGTSSDMPDILSRRKFKQTSGDPDLP, from the exons ATGAACGCAGTCAGCATCGGGGAGTACCATGGCTTGCGGGTGGGCTCTGCCCTACTCAGCATTGTGGCAGGATGCATCATCATCGGGGTGTCCCGGGAGTGTGATGCTGATGCTGTTGGGGGCATTTTCCTaggtgctggggggctgg GCCTGCTAATCTCTGTGTATCCGTTCATAAGTGCCTGGCTTAACATTAACAACATTCTCCCAGCCTTGG GCAACGTCAGAGTACACCCTATGTCTACCAATCCGGCTCCTGAGCCACAAGCAGAGACACTGAAACAAGACG CAACTCAGAGCCAGTTGAATCTGGAGTACTCTAAGAGTCGCATGGGGACTTTTGTGGATCCTGGACATGTGGCAGAGGTATCCCCAGATGAGGG GACATCTTCAGACATGCCAGACATCTTGTCCAGGAGGAAGTTCAAGCAGACCTCCGGTGATCCGGACCTCCCATGA